In Amphiprion ocellaris isolate individual 3 ecotype Okinawa chromosome 3, ASM2253959v1, whole genome shotgun sequence, one genomic interval encodes:
- the gabarapl2 gene encoding gamma-aminobutyric acid receptor-associated protein-like 2 has product MKWMFKEDHSLEHRCVESAKIRNKYPDRVPVIVEKVSGSQIVDIDKRKYLVPSDITVAQFMWIIRKRIQLPSEKAIFLFVDKTVPQSSLTMGQLYDKEKDEDGFLYVAYSGENTFGFQAFYTAQG; this is encoded by the exons ATGAAATGGATGTTCAAGGAGGACCATTCCCTCG AGCACCGATGTGTGGAATCCGCCAAAATACGCAACAAATATCCCGACAGAGTCCCG GTGATTGTGGAGAAGGTTTCCGGCTCCCAGATCGTGGACATCGATAAGAGGAAGTACCTGGTGCCGTCTGACATCACGGTGGCCCAGTTCATGTGGATCATCAGGAAACGCATCCAGCTGCCTTCGGAGAAAGCCATCTTCCTGTTCGTCGACAAAACTGTCCCCCAGTCCAG CCTGACGATGGGGCAGCTGTACGACAAGGAGAAGGACGAGGACGGGTTTCTGTACGTGGCCTACAGCGGAGAAAACACCTTCGGCTTCCAGGCCTTTTACACGGCGCAGGGTTAA